Proteins from one Arachis duranensis cultivar V14167 unplaced genomic scaffold, aradu.V14167.gnm2.J7QH unplaced_Scaffold_70885, whole genome shotgun sequence genomic window:
- the LOC127744621 gene encoding uncharacterized protein LOC127744621 yields MVVIHGLQAFIAPFSCDVERMTSLSFPFHPDHRSGQHINTSGSVQPAIMRLMLRDAMLRNNGFSILALPRKVKYAELVTLNNMTVFAVDDLSIFSGSHSYISNVRFHIVPNQTISCGSRIWRSFRRGLFCRHWNEANRCLSQPPVPMRIKVPDVIRNVKIVVHSVYLPFPHIYINPVAAAYDSILGGSEVSGGDQTMEGTCAAPGGHGGCGESPMPQVKPMVEIEDHHGLVYNTQKNGLKAPYLTYGSTFSMNAETTALTSISSRFSTKGIYGKKAPSEEGELAASFRSGRRRSWYGDGDNNLFS; encoded by the exons ATGGTGGTTATTCATGGCCTTCAAGCTTTCATCGCTCCATTTTCTTGCGACGTGGAGAGGATGACCTCGCTCTCGTTCCCGTTCCATCCAGATCATCGTTCTGGTCAACATATTAATACTTCCGGCTCGGTGCAGCCTGCTATCATGCGCCTGATGCTCAGAGATGCCATGCTCCGTAACAATGGCTTCAGCATCCTAGCCCTCCCTAGAAAGGTGAAGTACGCCGAGCTTGTGACTCTTAACAATATGACGGTCTTCGCCGTTGACGACCTTTCGATCTTCTCCGGTTCTCACTCTTATATCAGCAACGTCAGGTTCCACATTGTGCCAAACCAAACCATTTCTTGTGGATCGCGGATCTGGAGAAGCTTCCGGCGGGGACTGTTCTGCCGACATTGGAACGAGGCCAACCGCTGCTTATCACAACCTCCGGTGCCGATGAGGATTAAGGTGCCGGACGTCATCCGCAACGTCAAGATCGTGGTGCACAGTGTGTACTTGCCATTTccacatatatatattaatccTGTGGCTGCGGCTTACGACAGTATCCTAGGAGGATCAGAAGTCTCAGGAGGAGATCAGACGATGGAAGGAACGTGTGCTGCTCCGGGTGGGCATGGAGGTTGTGGTGAGTCCCCGATGCCTCAGGTCAAGCCAATGGTGGAGATCGAGGATCACCATGGCCT GGTCTATAATACCCAAAAGAACGGACTCAAAGCGCCCTACCTTACTTATGGGTCCACATTCTCAATGAATGCCGAAACGACTGCCCTAACATCTATTTCGTCAAG ATTTTCCACTAAAGGAATATATGGGAAAAAAGCCCCATCCGAAGAAGGGGAACTGGCTGCTTCGTTTAGGTCTGGCAGAAGAAGGAGTTGGTATGGTGATGGTGACAATAACCTTTTCTCATAA